GCAGCGCAGCACCATCCCCGCCCACTTGTCGCCGCCGACCCGGAACGGCAGCAGCGACGACGGGCAGATCTCCTCGAACATGTCCGCTCGGAGCGCCTCCATGCTCACCAAGGTATCCAATCGGTAACCAGGTCGCCTTCTACGGTCGCCGTACCCATTTCGGAGGAGGTTGCGGTGAGCAAGATTCTGGTGATCGGAGCCCGCGGACGAGCCGCCCGCGCGGCAATCACCGAGGCGACAGAACGCGGTCACGACGTACTAGGCGTCGCACGCACGCCGGACACGCCGGCCGCCGGCGCTGCGAGCGGTGCGGGCGTCGGTGATCCGGATGTCGGTGGTGCGGGCGTCGGTGCTGCAGGTGCGGCGGGTGTCGGCGGGGGTGGGGTGGTCGTGGGGGATGTGACCGATGCGGCGCGGGTTGCCGAGTTGGCGCGGGGGCGGGATGCGGTGGTCGCGGCGGTGTACGACGGGGGCAGCGACCCGTCGGCGTTCTTCCCGGCCGCGGCGCGGGCGCTGGTCGACGGTTTGACGAAGGCGGGCGTGAACCGCCTGGTCTGGGTCGGGCTCGCGTCGATCCTGCCGACCGCCGACGGTACGTTGCTGATGGACACCGACGGGTACCCACGCGAGTACCGCTCGTTCTTCCTCGCCCACCAGGCCGCCCTCGACGTCTTCGCGGCATCGACCCTGGACTGGGTTTCGATCGCCCCGACCGGCGATTTCGACCACGCCGACCCGGCCCGCAGGGGCGGCTACCGCGTTGCCCCCGGCAACGCCGAGGACCTCATCTCGTACGCCGACCTGGCGGTTGCCCTGATCGACGAAGTGGACCACCCTGCCCACCACCGTACGGCGATCGGCGTAGTGGTCTAGCCGACCTCCTCGCCCCGGCCGCGCCGGAACGATAGGTTCGACGCATGGCCGGGGCCGAGGAGTACTTGAACAAGGCGCTGGCGGTCGCGCACCAGGCCGC
The genomic region above belongs to Kribbella solani and contains:
- a CDS encoding NAD(P)H-binding protein, whose amino-acid sequence is MSKILVIGARGRAARAAITEATERGHDVLGVARTPDTPAAGAASGAGVGDPDVGGAGVGAAGAAGVGGGGVVVGDVTDAARVAELARGRDAVVAAVYDGGSDPSAFFPAAARALVDGLTKAGVNRLVWVGLASILPTADGTLLMDTDGYPREYRSFFLAHQAALDVFAASTLDWVSIAPTGDFDHADPARRGGYRVAPGNAEDLISYADLAVALIDEVDHPAHHRTAIGVVV